GTCGGGGGCGCGGGCTGCGGGCAGTGCTGGGAGCAGGCCATCGTCGACCACGCCCGCCAGGGGCAGCCGGCATGAGCGCGCTGACGATCACCCACACCCGCGCCGAGGGCACCGTCCTGGAGGGAACCGCTGCCGGCGACGGCGCCGCGGGGATCCTCACCGCGTGCGGCTGGCGCTGGTCGCGGGATCGGGGCACCTGGTACGTGCCCCGATCCCGGGACCAGCATGCCCGCCACGACCTGATCGAGGCGACCAGGTCTCAGCTGCAGCGCGCCGGCCACGACGTCGAGGTGCACGTCGACGAGCAGCCCCGGGACTTCGCGGACATCGAGGTCGACCTGCTCGCCCGGCGCCGGGCACGCGCAGCCGCGCTCAAGCGACGCGCGGTCACGGCCAAGGCACGAGCGGACGCGGCCGCCGGCGCCGAGGAGGCCGCGGTGCGCGCGCTCCCGCCCGCCGGCGAGCCCATCAAGATCGGGCACCACTCCGAGAACCGGCACCGGCGGTCGATGGACCGGGCCCACCGGGCGACCGGGAAGAGGATCGCGGCGGACGACCGCGCCCGCGAGCTCGAACGGCAGGCGCAGGCCGCGACGCAGTCCGTCGCCGCGCGGTACGCCCCGCGTCCGGTCGCTGCCCGCATCGACCGTCTCGACGCCGAGCTGCGGCAGAAGCTGCGAGCCCTGGCCCGCCTCGAGGCGGGCGAGCCCGGCACGGTCGACGCCCGCACGCGCAGCCTCCTGCAGGAGCAGATCGCCCTCCTCGAGCAGGAGCTCGAGCACTGGACGGCCACCCGTGCCGCCCAGATCGCCGACGGCCTCGCCGTCGACTACGGGCCGCACAACGTGCGCCCCGGCGACCAGGTGCAGATCTCCGGGCACTGGTACCGCGCCGTGCGCGCCAACCGCGCCACGGTCACCGTCGACATGGCCGGCGGCCGCCGAACCGCGACCGCCCCCTGGCGGAACGTCACCGACCACAACCCCGCGAACCAGCAGCAGGAGGACGCATGAACACCACATCCAAGCGCGCGCGGAGCTCCGTCGGGCACCGGCCCGGGACCCCCCACCGCGATGCCTCCACGCCGCCGGCGCCGGCTGCGCCGGCGCAGCGGGTGCGCCCGCACCCCCGCGGGCGCCGCGACCCGCGCACCGCCCACGGGCGCCTGCGCTGACCCGGCACCGCTCGCTGGCCGCCGCGTGTGCCGCGTGCTTGGCGCAGGACACGCGGCGGCCCGGCATAGTCATCGCCGCGCGACGGCGCGATTGCACACGGGGCAGCGCCAGCAGTCGACGTCGTAGACCATCGTCGCCGCATGCTCGGGGCAGTCCGGGACGGTGTTGCCGTGGGTGCTCATCGTTCCTCCTGTTCTGACCGCCGTCCGTCGGCGATCGCGACGGACCGTGCCGGGGGCAGCCGGCCTGGCAGTCGCAGGAGGTAGATGTGCGGCGGCCGTCCTCGCCCTCTGAGGGCAGGGGGCGAACCGCTGTGACCGACGGCCACAGCGGGTATAACCTTGGTTATAGAAGGAGGTGGTCGGCGTGAGCACGATGGTTCCGCACCGTGAGGTGGTCGACCGCGCACGGCGGTCGCGACTGCGCGCGCACCTGGCGCAGTTGGACTACCTGCGCAGCCTGAACGAGGCGCGCGTGCTCGGCGTCTCGCAGACGGAGATCGCCCGCGAGCTGCGTGTCACGCAGCCGGCCATCAGCAAGTCGATGAGCGCGGCGTCCTCGACGCCGCCAGTCCCCGAGGGGTTCCACGGGGGGAGTCCGTACGAGATCGCCGAGCGGTACGCCGCGGGGGAGATCTCGCGCGAGGTGCTCGTCGACGAACTCGCCCGGTGGCCCTACACGCCGCGCGACGCCGGCGACGGCATCGACTGGCTGACGTACGAGCCGGGCACGTTCGAGGACGTCGTGCGTGCGCGCCGTGACGGGCTGCTCGACACCGCGACCTATGACGCGGTGCTGGCCCGTCAGGACGAGCTGGAGCGTTGAGCCGGCCCGACGACCTCGCCGTCAGCCGGCACCGCGACCTGGTCCGCGAGCTGTCACGCCCCGGCGGTCCTCTGGCCGCTGACGGGCCGAACGCCACGGTGAACAACCCGGCCTGGTTCCGGACGCCGAACCAGCCGCGCGGTGCTCGCGGCGAGCTGCACGACCGCCTCGTCGACGCGCACCGCGAACGCTTCGCCGACGTGCTGGCCGACAAGCAGGCCATCGTCCTGGCCGGCCCGCCAGGGGCGGGCAAGTCCACCGTGCAGCGGGCGATCCTGGGTGACCGGGCGGGGGAGTGGCTAGTCGTCGACGCCGATGAGTTCAAGCACGCGCTGCTGCGAACCGCGCTCGAGGATGGGTCGTACCGGAACTTCCTCGTCCCGGACCGCGTCCGTGAGCTCGAGGCCGACGGCGAACGGTTCGCGCCACTCGAGCTGGCGTCCCTCGTGCACGAGGAGTCCTCGCTTCTCGCGCGCCAGCTGCGCGCGGAGGCGATCGCCGACGGGCTGAACATCGTGGTCGACACCGTCCTGTCGAGCGAGCGCGCGGCGCTCTCGCTCGGCGCCGACCTCGAGGCCGCCGGCTACCGCGTGCGCGTCGTCGACGTCGAAACGACCTACGAGATCTCCGCGGCCCGCGTCGAGCAGCGGTGGCGCAACGTCACCCGCGAGTTCCTGGCCGACGAGCGCGCCACCGGACTCGGCGGCCGGTGGGTCCCCAGTGAGTACACCCGCGCGCTGTTCCCGCCCGAACTGGCCGGCACGTCGGTGTGCGAGGGCGTAGCCCGCACCCTCGCAGAGCAGTGCCCCGCGGTGAGCCGGCTCGAGGTGTACCGCGTCGTCGACCCGACGCAGGCGCCGTACCTCGAGGTGGTGCTCGAACGCGGCGCTCGGCGCGGCGCCCTGGTCGATGCCAGTGCCGCCCGCGCTGCAGCGATCGCGGACGTCAGTCGCGCACGTCCGGGCCGGCGCAGCGACCCTGCCGTTGAGCGCTGATGGGTCGCACCCGCTGGGCCCGTAGTCGCGGCTGAATGACCCGCTCGGGGCGTCGCGGGATTGCTAGCGTGCGTGAGCATGGGACGGAACGCGCGGCGACGCAAGGAAGCGAAGCAGGCCGGACGCACGCCGTCGACGGCCGGCACGTCGGGGGCGACCTCGGTTCGATGGCTCGACGACAACGACGTGGCGGCCGCGGTTGCGACACCAGGTGCGTTCTCGCGACTCGCTCGGCGCAAGTGCGATGAGTGCGGGGGGTCCGATCTCGCATGGACCGACCTCAACGGGCTGCGCGAGGCCGTCAGCGATGACCAGCGCGCCCGGGTGGACGAGGTCGCCGGGTTCGTGGGTCCTGCCTCGGAAGCCTGGCTCTGCCGGACCTGCGGCAACTTCGGCGTCCTCGGCGGGTTCGAGGCATCCGCCGGGTGGTGACACCTCGCCGGGCCCGCTCCTAGCGCTCGAGGTCGAGCGCCAGACCGTTCGCGCGGGTGCGCCGGCGATCGGGCGCGCTCACGCGCCCGGCGGCCGACGAGCGACTGAGGTTCGCCAGGCGTAGCGCCTCGGCGGCGTGCGGGTCGAAGTCCCGCACGCCGGCGCGTGACACGACCCGTTCGAACAGCTCGCGCATCGGGGCGCGGTCGCCGGTGCGGGCGGCGTGGCTGACGTAGTCGTTCTGGTCGCCGCTGACGGCGAGCCAGTCGATGTGGTGTCCGGACTCGCGGGCGAGCGACGTCAGGTACTCGCGCTGGGTGCGGCCGTTGCCCTCCCGGAACGGGTGCGCCTGGTTGACGACGGCGTAGACGTCGGCGAGCGTGGCGGGCACGTCGGCCGGCGCGACGTCGCGCAGGTGGTCGGTGGCGGCGAGGAAGTCGGCCACGTCGCGCATCGCGGGCGCGATGCGGTCCACGCGTGCGAAGAACGCATCGCCCTTGCGGATCTCGACGGTGCGGACGTCACCGGCCCAGGCGTAGATGTCCTGGAACAAGTGGCGGTGGATCGAGCGCAGGCCGTCGAGGTCGTAGGTGGCCGGCAGCGCGTGCTCGCGCATCCCGAGTGCGCGGGCTTCGACGAGGGCGTCTTCGATGTAGCGCAGCTCGGCCGGCGTGCGTGCACCGACGAGGTTGCGCAGCGTCCGGCCGTCGGGCATGAGGTAGCCGTGCCACCGCTCGCGCTCGTCGCCGGTCTGCCACGGGTGAGTCACTCGTGGGCCTGCCGCACGACCAGGTCGCGGGTGAGCGCGGCGAGCTCGTCGGCGGTGATCTCGCCGGCGACGTAGCGGTCCTGCAGGGCGCGGACCGCGGGGTCCGTGCCGCCGCGCTCCATCTCGCTGGAGTGGCGGATGCGGGCGGCGTCGGCGGCGCGCTGCGCGCGCTCCTCGTCGCTGATGGGCATGCTGTTCCTCCTGCTGCCTTTCGCTGTTCGGCTTCCGGTCCCCCGACTGGTCCGAACTGGTCGCCGTGCGCGGCGACCGGAAGCCCGTGCACATCCGCGACTTGCGGAGCGTGACCGTTCAGCGTGTGGTGACGGTCGCGGTTGTGCGCGGGCGCACTTTGGGTCCCGTCGTCCACCTGTGGGCGGGCGGAGCCGCGAAGCGGTGGAGCTCGGGCCGTCCACAGGTGGGCGAGGGGCTCAGGAGGCGAGCGGCTCGCCCACCTCACCGGTGCCGCCCTGCGGGACGGCGGCCGGTGCGAGCGGCGTGGCGCTCGCACCGCGCGAACGTCCGGCGCGGCGGGTTCCGGTGCCGCGCGCGGCCGTCGGCGCGGCGAGGCCGGCGTCGCGCAGCTCGCGCTCGGTCCACCCGGCGCTGAGCGCGGCGCGGTACTCGCGCGCGTAGGACGCCTCCGCCTCGTCGAGCGCGACGAGGGCGGCGTTGCGGCTCGCGGCGGCGGTCGCGAGGCCGTCGACGAGGGTCATGCGCGCGTCGATCGCGGCGCGCAGCTTGTCGCGGTAGGTCTGGGTGTCGGTGCTGAGGCTCGCCATGTCGGCGAGCGTAGCCGCGCCCGTCAGGGCGCGGTGGCGGCGTCGCTTCGCGTCACTCTGCTGGCCGTGCCGCGCAGCCGCGCGTCACCCACCCAGCGGAGCCCCAGACGGAGCAAGCTATACACTTAGGTGCCCTAAGTGGCTTGGCCTCTCGACCTGTCGCGGTCGGAGGCTGCACACTTCGTGTGGTCCCCGCAGGGTGCGGGGTCGCTGCGCTGGCCGGGAGGACGCATGAGCGAGCAGGAGCACCGCAGTGTCGGGCGTGCTCGCGTGCTCGGTCGTGCGCGCCGGGAGAACGTCGAGGGCGGCCGGCGAGGACGGTTCGTGGTGAAGTCCACGCCGGAGGAGGAGCTGCGGCTTCGGACCCTGGCCGCTCAGCACGGTGTGAGCGTTCCGCGGCTGCTGGTGGAGTCGACGCTGGCGGCGCACGCCGGGCCGGCTGACGACGCGCCTCTGACGATCACCGAGCGCCGGCAGGCTGCCGCCGAGCTGTTCGGCATCAGCCGCCTGCTCGGCACGGTCGCGAACAACGTCAACCAGATGGCGCGGGCGACGAACGCGACCGGCGAGCTGCACGAGGACCTCGAGGCGACGCTGCGGTACGTGCGTGAGGTGCTCGGCCCGCGCGTCGAGCGCGCGGTCGACGAGGTGGTCGCCCAGTGATGCCGAACGTCACCCGCGGCGGGCGGATGCCCGGCCTGCTGGTGTATCTCGCCGGCGACGGACGGCACAACGAGCACCGCGATCAGCACGTGGTCGCCGGTGACCCTGCGCTCATGGCGTGGCACGCCGACGAGCAGCTGGACCGCGCTTCGGCCCTGGCGATCGCCAAGCACCTGGACGCCCCGAGCCGGGTGTTCGGGACCGAGGTCAACGCCCCCCTGTACGAGTGGAGCGAGGAACGTCAGCAGCGCGTGAAGGTCGGCTACGGCGACGCGCACGTGTGGCACTGCTCCCTGTCGCTGCGCGCCGAGGAAGGCGTGCTGCCCGACTCCACGTGGTCGCAGATCGCCGAGGACTTCGTGCGCCAGATGGGGTTCACCGACGACTCGGGGAAGGCGCCCTGTCGGTGGGTCGCGATCCGCCACGGCGTGTCCCAGGCCGGCAACGACCACGTCCACATCGCGGTGAACCTGGTTCGCGAGGACGGGACGAAGGCCACGACGTGGAACGACTTCCGCCGGGCACAGGAGATCTCGGGCCGCCTGGAGAAGGCGTACGGGCTGCAGGTCCTCGAGTCGCGGGAGCTCGGCCTCGGCAGCCGCGGCGTGCGCCCGGCCGAGCTCGGCCGCGCCGAGTCGCGCAGCGCGCGCGACACGCAGCGCGCCGCACTCGCGCGGCGGGTGCGAGCCTCCGCTACCGCGAGCCGGGACGAGGCGGAGTTCGTGCGCCGGCTGCGGCGCGAAGGGCTTCTCGCGAGGCCGCGCTACGCAGCCGGACGCGACGACGTCGTGCTCGGGTACTCCGTCGCCCTGCGACCGAACGCGGGGGAGCGACCCGTCTGGTTCGGTGGCGGCACCCTCGCGAAGGACCTCACGCTCCCGCGGCTGCGGTCGACCTGGCCCGACAGCCCTCAGACAGCCAGCGACGCCGTCGCTGAGTGGACCGCCGCAGGCCGAGGACAGCGCCCGGTGCGCCCGGGCATCGAGGTCGACGCGCCCGATCCTCGGCTGTGGGACCAGTACGCCGAGCAGATCGGTGAACTGAACGAGCGCCTGCGCAGCGTCGCGCCGGACGACACGGCGACCTGGACCCAGGTCGCCCGCGAGACCTCGGGTGCGTTCGCGGCCTGGTCGCTGCGCACCGAGGCCGAGCCGGGGCCGCTCGCCGACGCCTCCGACGCGCTCGCCCGCTACGCCCAGGTGCGCGCCGGTTCGGCACCGAGCAAGCAGATCACCACGCCGGCGATCCTCGGTCTGTCCCGGGTGCTGCTCGTCGCGGCCGACCGGGGCCAGTCGCGCACGTCGCAGGCGTACATGGTCCGGCAGCTCGCGAACACGCTGCACGCGCTGTTCCAGATGCAGCAGGCCATGCGCCACGCCCAGGCCGCCGCGGTGACCGAGTGGGCGGTGCGCGAGCGGCTCGCCGTCGTCGCTGCACGCTCGGCGGCGCCGGCAGCCGCGCGGCCGGCTCCCGTCCCGGGCGCGCTATCGGTCGAGCAGGCGACCGGAGGCGCCGGGCCGCGACTGCGCTCCCCGCTGCCGAACCCACTGGAGCCGCGGCCGCGCACGACGTCAGCGGCGCAGCGCGACGACGGGATCGAGCGATGACGCGCAGATAGGCGCACGCCGGCGGCCGCGGCCGGCCTCGAGGGCTACCAGTCGGGGGACCAGGAGCCATCACGAGGGAGAACGACATGAGCGAGAGCGACGGGGTCGACGAGACGATCCGCGGCGGCATGCGCACCGCCATCACCGCTGCCGGCTACGCCGGCCAGCAGGTCGCACAGGTGGTCACTGACCGAGCGCGTGCGGCCGCGCAGGAGCGCGAGCTGGCCGCGCGCGACCTGCAGGAGCGCTACGACGCCGAACGCGCGTCCGCACGTGCACACGTCGCGGTGGTCGACCGGCAGGAGTGGTGGGAGACCGCCACACAGGCGAAGGTCGCCAGGGTGTGGGAGACGGCGAACGCATGGCGCGGGCAGGATCCCGACATCGACCGTGCCGCGCAGACCATCGACCGGCAGGTTCAGGAGCGCTACGGCGTCGACCCGGCGCAGCTAGCCGAGCAGGTCCGCGCCGAGCGCGTCGCCGAGCTGCGCGCCGCCGCCGCCCAGCAGTCCGAGTACGAGCACGCTCGCCAGTGGGCCCACGAGCACGACCCTGGCTTGCTCGCCGACCACGACCGCGAGCTGATGGGGTCGGACAACGCGCGCGACGACGCGCGCACGCGCGAGCGGTTCGTCGAGACCTGGCGGGACCGCACCGGCGCCGCCGTCGACGGCGGCGCGCACCGCGCGGCCGACCGGGTCGACGAGCTGTCGGCAGCGGCCGTGCTCGCCGAGCCGGGCGAGGGGCGTGTCGCTGCCAGGACCGAGCTCGCGCGTGAAGCGGAAGTGCCCTACGACTCCGCGGAGCGCCGCCAGCAGCTCGCCGCGCGCCTGGATGGCGCCGGCATCGACAGCGAGGCCAAGGAGGCCCGTCTGATCTCCGATGCGTCCCAGGCCGTGCCGGCGAACGAGGCGATCGTCCGCCGCAGGGCAGCCCCCAAGGCGCGCCGCGCACGCCCCCAGGGCCGGCAGCAAGACAAGTCCCTCAGCCGGTAGTACGCGCTGCTGGCTGCGTTCGGACGGTCCATCTCGGGCAGGCCGAACGCAGCCAGTGCGTACGCATCGTGGTGGCACCTACGACGCGCGCGGCGGCGCTACGAGCAGACTGGCAGGTTCACCTACAGCCAGTTCCGGAACGTCTGGGTGCGCCTGATGGCGGTGACCGCCTTCCTCGTCTGGCTCGACGAGAACGGCGCCGAGCTGGACGCCCTGGAGCAAGCCACGCTGGACCGCTGGCTCGACGACGTCACGAGCGACCAGCGCAGCGCGACCGGGGACTTCCTGCGTTGGGCCGGCCGGCGTCGCCTCGCCCCACGCCAACTGGCGGTCACCTATCCCGAGGCACGTGAGCCGACCATCGTGCTGACCGACGACGAGCGATGGGCTGAACTGCGACGGTGCCTCACCGACCGGACGATCCCCGTCGACGTCGCGACGGCGGGCGCGATGTTGCTCCTCTACGGACTGCCCCTCATCCGCATCGCCGAGCTCACGAAGTCGAACCTCAACTCCGACCCCCGCACGGGCTCCGTCGACGGGTTCCGCCAGACCGCGGGCGGCCACCTGATCGAGGTCCCGCCAAGGCTCGGGCGCATGCTCGCGCAGCTGCCTGCCGACGTGGCGTCGAGGGGGACACCCCTGATCGAGTCGAGGGCGGGCGGTCCGGAGTGGCTGTTCCCCGGCAGGGGCGCCGGCGGCCACGTCACCTACACAGGCCTCGCTGAGCGCCTGCGGCGCCACGGGATCTCGGTGCGACAGTCCCGCAACGCAGCCCTCATCGGGCTCGCCGCCGACCTGCCCGCACCCGTGCTCCACGACCTGTTTGGACTCAGCATCGCCGCCTCGGTGAGATGGGCTCGCCGGGTCGGGCGTGACTGGACCGGGTATGTGGGCATCGTCAAGAAGAGCCAGAGCCAACGAGGAGGTCCGGCCGTCAGGAGTCCGTTCAACGCGTCAGGCGGTCGGTGACCCGGTCCGGTCCCGGAGCGCCTTCGCCAGCTTCTTGCGGGGCAGACGGCCGGAGGAGAAGTACTGCCCGTCGAGCAGGACCAGCGGGTTCATCGCCGGCCGGTGCCCGGCGATGAGTGCGCGCCCCTCGTCACTGTCGATGTCGACGACGCGGATCACGAGCGGGGTCTGCTGGGACATGGCGGTCAGGGCGTGCTTCGCGTCGTCGCAGAAGTGGCACGCGGGGGCCTGCACGACGGTGATGACGGGCAGGTCAGACGGCGTGGTGGACACGGGACTCCTCGGGCTGGGTCGGATCGACGGGCGGTTCATGTGGTCAACGCAGGCCCAGGAGCGGGGCGGGGTCGACGGTCTTGCCGCCGACGTACACCTCGAAGTGGAGATGACACGCCCCGGACAGCCCGGTGTTCCCGGAGTAGCCGATGAGCTGGCCCCGGCTAACCTGCTGGCCCGAGGACACGACAGATCGGGTCAGGTGGTTCGAGCTGCTCATCAGCGACTGCCCGTTCACGGTGCCGTAGTTGAGCATGACCTGGTTCCCGAAGCCGTTGCGCCATTCCGACCACTGGACCGTGCCGTCGCGCGGGGCGTAGAGCGGGGTGTTGCAGTAGGTGCGCAGGTCGATGCCGGCGTGCAGCCGGTAGTACCCGAGGATCGGGTGCAGGCGCATGCCGTAGTTCGACGTGACGTACATAGGGTCGATCGAGGTCGGGTTGGAGAACAAGACGCCGCTGGACGCGGGCGGTGCGACCGGCTGTGCCGCCTGCCCGGGGGCGGGATTCGGAGCGGGGCGGACCGGTGCTGCGGGCGCTTGCTGCCGCGCCGCCGCCTCCTCCTGCGCGGCGATCTGCGCGATCTCGGCCTCGGCGGCCGCGCGGATCGAGTCGGCCGCAGCCTGCTCCGCCTGCGCCTGGCCGCGCATGCCCTCGATGCGTTGCGCTGCGGCACTCTGGTCTGCGACCGCCTGCTGCAGTGCGATGGTCTGGGTCTGCTGCTCGGCTCGTGCAGCTTCAGCAGCCTCCGCCTGCGCCTCGGCCGCCGCCTCCATCTCGGTCAGGGTGCCGACGACGGCAGCCAGCCGGGCCTGACCTGTGCGGGCGTTCGCTTCGAGCACGACGAGCTCCTCGAGCGCACGACTCTGCAGTCGCTGTGCGGTCGCGACCGTCTCCGCGCGGTCGACGAAGTCCTCCATGCTCGCCGCGCCGACGACGACCTCGAGCGCCGCGGTCGATCCCGAGCCCTGGTAGGCGCTCCTGGCGAGCTGTGCGATCGTCGAGCGGACTTCCGCGCGGCGCGCGGCGTCGGTGTCCAGTTCGTCCTGGAGCGTCTCGCGCAGACCCACGGTGTCCTCGAGTCTGCTCTGCGCGAGAGTGGCCGTGCGTTGGGCGGAATCGGCCTGGACGGTCGCGGCGTCGAGTGCCGCCTGCGCGGCGGGAAGCCGCGCCTTCGTCTCCTCAAGGGTGAGCACCGCCTGAGCGAGATCCGCCGAGAGCTCCTCGACCGACTCCTGCAGCAGCTCGTACTGGCGCTCTGCGGCGTCGGCGCGCTGCTGAGCGGCGCGTTGCTTGTCGTCGAGGGTGTCCCCGGCCGCGCTGTCGACGGGCGCGAGAGCCGCGGTGAGCGTGAGCACCGCGGCCGCGGCGAACCCGGCGGGCGCGAACCTGCGCTGGCGAGTGCGCCGGGCGCCAGATGCTGCCCTGCAGGTGGGCTCTCGAGCGACCATCACCATCGGTTCACCGGGGCATTCGAGGCGGCTGCGTCGAGATCCGCCCGCAGGCGCCGGTACAGGTCGATGTCGATCTCACCCGAAGCCAGCCACTCATCGAGCGCGGCACGCGGCGTGCTCGCAGCGCGGGACGGGAACAACCGCGAGACAGCCCACACCGCCAACGCGACGACCGCGACCCACACGCAGCCCATGACGACCCATCCGAGGGCACTCATCTGGCACCACCACATCCCCCCGCGCTCCTCACCGGTCGACTCCTGCTCCGCATGCCCTCAAGCCTCTCGGCGCGCGGTCAAGTCTTCGCGGTCGCGGCATGAAGGTCTGATCAAGATGGCCGGTTCCGGGACCAACGGCACGGCCGGTGACCGGGTGCGGCTCCCTACCGTGTGCCCGCCGCCGGGCGCCTGACCCGGGGCTGGATGGGGTCAAGTTGTGAGTCGCCCTCGGAACCGGCTGACGGTCGTCGTCAGCGCCGTGCTCATCCCGCTGCTGGTGCTGGCCGTGGCAGCCATGGCCGCGACCTGGCCCGGTGAACGACGCCAGACCGCGCGGGTCATCGAGCCCGTCGAGGTGCAGTACCCGACGGCCGTGGTCACCGGGACCGCCCAGGAGAGCTGCCAGGGGACCGTCGAGGACCAGCGACCGGACGGCAGCATCCCGGAGACGGTCACCTGCCTGCGCGTCAGTGCCGACGTGACCAGCGGCCCGCAGGCCGGACGGAGCATTCAGATCTGGGCCACCGCCACGTTGACCCCGGACGACGTGGGCGCGGGCACCCGCATCGTGGTGGAGTGGTATCCCGCGACCCAGACCGACGACGAGGTGTGGGCGTGGCACGACTTCCAGCGCAGCCTGCCGCTCGGTGCGCTCCTGGCTCTCTTCGCGATCTCCATCGTGCTCGTCGCCGGCTACCGAGGAGCCAGGGCGCTGCTGGGCCTCATCGCCGCGTTCGCCGTGATCGGCGTCTACGTCCTGCCAGCGCTGCTCGCCGGCGAGAACGCGGTCGTCGTGGCGCTGGCGGCCTCGACCGTCATCA
This region of Cellulomonas sp. C5510 genomic DNA includes:
- a CDS encoding DUF3560 domain-containing protein, producing MSALTITHTRAEGTVLEGTAAGDGAAGILTACGWRWSRDRGTWYVPRSRDQHARHDLIEATRSQLQRAGHDVEVHVDEQPRDFADIEVDLLARRRARAAALKRRAVTAKARADAAAGAEEAAVRALPPAGEPIKIGHHSENRHRRSMDRAHRATGKRIAADDRARELERQAQAATQSVAARYAPRPVAARIDRLDAELRQKLRALARLEAGEPGTVDARTRSLLQEQIALLEQELEHWTATRAAQIADGLAVDYGPHNVRPGDQVQISGHWYRAVRANRATVTVDMAGGRRTATAPWRNVTDHNPANQQQEDA
- a CDS encoding zeta toxin family protein — protein: MSRPDDLAVSRHRDLVRELSRPGGPLAADGPNATVNNPAWFRTPNQPRGARGELHDRLVDAHRERFADVLADKQAIVLAGPPGAGKSTVQRAILGDRAGEWLVVDADEFKHALLRTALEDGSYRNFLVPDRVRELEADGERFAPLELASLVHEESSLLARQLRAEAIADGLNIVVDTVLSSERAALSLGADLEAAGYRVRVVDVETTYEISAARVEQRWRNVTREFLADERATGLGGRWVPSEYTRALFPPELAGTSVCEGVARTLAEQCPAVSRLEVYRVVDPTQAPYLEVVLERGARRGALVDASAARAAAIADVSRARPGRRSDPAVER
- a CDS encoding Fic family protein, which encodes MTHPWQTGDERERWHGYLMPDGRTLRNLVGARTPAELRYIEDALVEARALGMREHALPATYDLDGLRSIHRHLFQDIYAWAGDVRTVEIRKGDAFFARVDRIAPAMRDVADFLAATDHLRDVAPADVPATLADVYAVVNQAHPFREGNGRTQREYLTSLARESGHHIDWLAVSGDQNDYVSHAARTGDRAPMRELFERVVSRAGVRDFDPHAAEALRLANLSRSSAAGRVSAPDRRRTRANGLALDLER
- a CDS encoding antitoxin VbhA family protein, which produces MPISDEERAQRAADAARIRHSSEMERGGTDPAVRALQDRYVAGEITADELAALTRDLVVRQAHE
- a CDS encoding MobC family plasmid mobilization relaxosome protein; protein product: MSEQEHRSVGRARVLGRARRENVEGGRRGRFVVKSTPEEELRLRTLAAQHGVSVPRLLVESTLAAHAGPADDAPLTITERRQAAAELFGISRLLGTVANNVNQMARATNATGELHEDLEATLRYVREVLGPRVERAVDEVVAQ
- a CDS encoding relaxase/mobilization nuclease domain-containing protein; this translates as MPNVTRGGRMPGLLVYLAGDGRHNEHRDQHVVAGDPALMAWHADEQLDRASALAIAKHLDAPSRVFGTEVNAPLYEWSEERQQRVKVGYGDAHVWHCSLSLRAEEGVLPDSTWSQIAEDFVRQMGFTDDSGKAPCRWVAIRHGVSQAGNDHVHIAVNLVREDGTKATTWNDFRRAQEISGRLEKAYGLQVLESRELGLGSRGVRPAELGRAESRSARDTQRAALARRVRASATASRDEAEFVRRLRREGLLARPRYAAGRDDVVLGYSVALRPNAGERPVWFGGGTLAKDLTLPRLRSTWPDSPQTASDAVAEWTAAGRGQRPVRPGIEVDAPDPRLWDQYAEQIGELNERLRSVAPDDTATWTQVARETSGAFAAWSLRTEAEPGPLADASDALARYAQVRAGSAPSKQITTPAILGLSRVLLVAADRGQSRTSQAYMVRQLANTLHALFQMQQAMRHAQAAAVTEWAVRERLAVVAARSAAPAAARPAPVPGALSVEQATGGAGPRLRSPLPNPLEPRPRTTSAAQRDDGIER
- a CDS encoding glutaredoxin family protein, with protein sequence MSTTPSDLPVITVVQAPACHFCDDAKHALTAMSQQTPLVIRVVDIDSDEGRALIAGHRPAMNPLVLLDGQYFSSGRLPRKKLAKALRDRTGSPTA
- a CDS encoding peptidoglycan DD-metalloendopeptidase family protein; the protein is MLTLTAALAPVDSAAGDTLDDKQRAAQQRADAAERQYELLQESVEELSADLAQAVLTLEETKARLPAAQAALDAATVQADSAQRTATLAQSRLEDTVGLRETLQDELDTDAARRAEVRSTIAQLARSAYQGSGSTAALEVVVGAASMEDFVDRAETVATAQRLQSRALEELVVLEANARTGQARLAAVVGTLTEMEAAAEAQAEAAEAARAEQQTQTIALQQAVADQSAAAQRIEGMRGQAQAEQAAADSIRAAAEAEIAQIAAQEEAAARQQAPAAPVRPAPNPAPGQAAQPVAPPASSGVLFSNPTSIDPMYVTSNYGMRLHPILGYYRLHAGIDLRTYCNTPLYAPRDGTVQWSEWRNGFGNQVMLNYGTVNGQSLMSSSNHLTRSVVSSGQQVSRGQLIGYSGNTGLSGACHLHFEVYVGGKTVDPAPLLGLR